The following nucleotide sequence is from Candidatus Flexicrinis affinis.
GGCATTCACCGCCTCTGGCTGATCACCACCAACGATAACCTCGACGCGCTGCGTTTCTATCAGAAGCGCGGGTGGCATCTGGTCGCGGTACACCGCGACGCGCTCAACGAGTCGCGCCGGCTGAAGCCGCAGATCCCGATTATCGGGATGGATGGCATCCCGCTGCGCGACGAAATCGAACTGGAAATGACGCTGTAGCAGTCGCCCTGACGGCGGTTCGTGCGTTCTGTTACAATGGCCGATTGACCGACACACGATCTCCGGCACTCGCCGAGCCTAGTTCGTAGACTGCCGACCACAACCACTATGCCTAGAAAACCCCTGCTTGCCCTTGTCGGACGTCCCAACGTCGGCAAATCGACGCTGTTCAACCGTCTCGCCGGCGAACGTCTGGCGGTGACAAATCCGATTCCCGGTACCACGCGCGACCGCCTGCACGGCGAGACCTTCTGGAACGGCGTGCAGTTCCGTATCGTCGATACGGGCGGTATCGAGGTGTATCAGCCGAAAGGCACGCGTGACGAAAACCCGCTCTCGGAAGGCAGCGCGGAATTCGTGCCGTTGATCCGCGATCAGGCCCTAATCGCCATCGAGCAGGCCGACATCATTGTTCTGGTGGTCGACATCCGCCACGGGATCACAGCGGCCGACGAGGAAATCGCCGAAATCCTTCGGCGCAGCAGCAAGCCCATCGTGATCGCGGCCAACAAGGCCGACGACCTCGGTATCAACGACGACGCGGTCGAGTTCTACTCGCTCGGGCTAGGCGAAGTCGTGCCTTGCAGCGCCGTTCATGGCGTCGGCGTTGGCGACCTGCTCGACGCGGTGGTCGAGGCGCTCGGCCCCGGCGATTGGCAAGACACCGAGGCGGCCGACGAAGATCATCTCAAGATCGCGGTGGTTGGCCGTCCCAACGCCGGCAAGTCGACACTGATCAATAAGCTCATCGGCGAAGAACGCGTGATCGTCAGCCCGGTCGCCGGTACGACCCGCGACGCCATCGATACCGATATCACGTGGCACGGTCAGCGCGTCACGCTCATCGACACGGCCGGGATTCGCCGCCGCGGCAGGATCGAGCGCGGAGTCGAGCAGTTCAGCGTTATCCGCGCCATGAACGCCATCGAGCGCGCCGATGTCGCCCTGTTGGTCATCGACGCCGAACTTGGCGTCACCGAGCAGGACGAGCACATCGCCGGCTACGTGATCGAGGAATACAAGTCGCTCGTCCTCGTCGTCAACAAGTGGGACACGCTCGAAAAGGACTCGAACACACTGGTCGAGTTCACCAAGACGGTGCGGGAACGCCTGCATTTCGTCCCGTACGCGCCGCTTGTGTTCATCAGCGCGCTCACCGGGCAGCGAATTCACCAAGTGTTGGAGACCGCCAACCGGGTATTCGAGGCGCGGCACTTCCGCATCCCGACCAGCGAGCTTAATCGCATCATGCGCGACGCCGTTCGCCGGCATCCGCCCCCGCTTCGCGGGACGCGCCGCTTACGCCTGTACTTTGGTTCTCAGGTGCGAACTGCGCCGCCGGTCATCCTCTTTCACGTCAACGACCGGCGACTGATCCACTTCACCTATAAGCGATTCCTCGAGAACCGTATCCGCGAGGCGCATCCCTTTGAAGGCACGCCGATTCGCATGAGCTTCCGGTCATCCACCAGCACGACCAAAAAGGACGGCGTGCAGGTGACCACGGCACGCGACGACGGCATCGCGGATGACTTGGACGATGCGATCGAGGACGTGCAGGACGTCGAATACCTCGACTTCGACGCCGGCGCCCGCGACGACAACGTCGACGCAGACGGCTACTACGTGGACGAGGGCGACGATTGAGCGAGCGCATTCGCATCGTCCGCATCATCTCGCGCCTCAACATTGGAGGTCCGGCGATCCATGTGTCGCTGCTCACCGCGTTGATGAACGACGAGACGTTCGAGAGTACGCTGGTTGTCGGCTCGATCGGCGATGAAGAAGGCGACATGTCGTATTACGCCGCGCAGCACGGCGTAACACCTCTGATGGTCGAGGCGCTTGGGCGCGAGCTGCACCCGCTGCGCGACATTCGCACGCTGTGGGAACTCACGCAGCTTCTGCGCAAACTGAAGCCGGATGTCGTCCACACCCACACCGCCAAGGCCGGATTTGTCGGCCGGTGGGCGGCCCGATTCGCCGGCGTACCCGTGATCGTCCACACCTTCCACGGCCATGTGTTCGAGGGCTACTTCGGCTCGCTGAAGACGCGTTTCTTCCTCTCCCTCGAACAAGCGACGGCGCGCATCACCGACGTCGTGCTGACGCTCACACAGAGCCTGCGTCGCGATCTTGCCGAGAAGTTCCGCATCGCACGCGCCGAGCGCATCACCGTGCTTCCGCTAGGGCTTGACCTCGCGCCGATTGCCGCCGTGCCTCGCAAGACCGGAACATTTCGCGCACAGATCGGCGTTCCTGCCGGGGTGCCGTTGGTGGGGATCGCCGGGCGCATGGTGCCGATCAAGAATCACGCGCTGTTTCTCGACGCCGCCGCACAGATTCACGCGCGGCGCCCCGACGTGCGGTTCGTCATTATCGGCGACGGCGAGCTGCGCGCGGATCTTGAGCAGAAGATCGATTCGCTCGGACTGCGCGAGGTCGTGACGGTCACGGGTTGGATCAACGACATGGCCAACGCCTATGCCGACCTCGATGTCTTCGCGCTCAGCAGCATCAGCGAAGGCACGCCGGTGACGGTCATCGAGGCCCTCGCAGCCGGATGCCCGGTCGTGGCGACCCATGTCGGCGGAGTTCCGGACCTGCTCGAAGGCGGCCGGCTGGGAAAGCTCGTCTCAAGCGGGAACCCGCATGCGCTGGCCGAATCCATCCTCGAAACGCTCGACAATCCGCCTGATCCCGAGCCGGGACGTCGGGCGGTTCTGTCGCAGTACGCCATTGACCGGCTGGTGAGCGATCTGTCCGCGCTCTACCGCGCCCAATTGGCGAAGAAGCGGACTACTCGCTAGTAGCGCTCGAATTCAACCCACCAGTCAACGCCTTCATTTAGTCCCGCAGCGTTACCTAGCTCCCGACATAGGCTCATGTGGGAGTTTGCGTCAAGGTTGACGTAAACCGCCCATCCTTCGTCTAGGTGAAACCAGTACTTTCCTTCAACATATCTAGCAACGTTAGTGGTTAGGTTTGCAAGACGTTCAAAGTTGCCGCGCTTGTCCCATGCCAGTCTAGCCATGAATCGCGTTACGTCGCGCCATGAACTCACGTCAATGCTTTCACTGTTTACCAACAGTGCAGTTGGAGACGTGTACTTGAAAGACTCGGTCTCTGTTGACGCGATGGTGTCGACAAACGATGGCCAGAGTCCAAGGATTTTCTCGATAAGCCATTCCGCACGCGCTCTAATGGCATCTTCGCTCCACTGATTACCATGTGACCCAAAATACACTTGGTTCAGCCGTAGCGCATTCTGCCGAAGCTTCTGCAGCTTGTCTGTGAAACCGGAGTTGGACAAGGAACTATTCCAACTCTGGTTCACAAGCGTCAAATTCCCCAGAGTATGGACGTAGGCGGCCTGAATTCTCTCTGCATCCGGTCCCAGAGCCTCACGCCATGCCGTCGAAAGCGTCTGGGGCATAATGTGTTCTATCGTTGCGTTTCCCTCAAGTACAGTGTATCCACCTGTTCCTTCTGATAGTCTCCGATTCACTTCCTCAAGGAGGAATCGAATACGGTCACGACTGCTAAGACTGTAAAGACGCCGTGTCATTATCGTCTCTCTGAGTCGAGTGTCAGGTATGTAGCGTCGGCGTGCGAGTAGCTTGCGTAGGTTCTCCGTGAGTTCATCGAGGTCAATCTCCCGAATCAACGCCGGGAACATTCGGTTTGCATAAGTGGTTTCACCCACCAAAGCACGCCTTACCAAGTAATTCTCGAGGACGTCCAGTCCTCCGAGCAGATCGGATTCCGATATCTGGTTGCTTTGATACGCGTCAAACAAGTAGAGCAGGACTGGATACGCCGTTGAACTTTCGAATAGGTTGAGACGCTCAAGAGCCCGTCTTAGCGCAGGATTGGGTTCCCTTTCTGGACGCAAGAGTCGGTCATAGATTTCGGCAAACGCGCGAAGCGTCGAAAGCTCACCAACAAAGTCGTCAATGTGTTTGAACTCGCGCTCCATGCGCTCACGAAACCGTTGGTAAATCGCGTCCTCATTGAACAACTGGCCCGTTCTCATCGCCAAGTAGTGGCGAAGAAATGCTGTCATTTCCCCGATGCGTGCTACTGTTCTTTCGTCGTCTAGGAGATTATCGATAAATGACCAATGTTGGTCGAACATCCGTTCCTGATCATTCAGGGGAAGCCGCATTGCAATGTAGTTCCGAACGAGATCTGTCTGAGTTAGCGCCTTGCCCTTTGCGTTTAGGCTCTCAAAGATTTCGTATGGACGCTCGTTCTGCTTAATTTCGATGAAGACGACATACAATCCAGCGGTAATCACGTTATACATCCGCTCAAGATCGAAC
It contains:
- a CDS encoding GNAT family N-acetyltransferase, with translation GIHRLWLITTNDNLDALRFYQKRGWHLVAVHRDALNESRRLKPQIPIIGMDGIPLRDEIELEMTL
- the der gene encoding ribosome biogenesis GTPase Der, with translation MPRKPLLALVGRPNVGKSTLFNRLAGERLAVTNPIPGTTRDRLHGETFWNGVQFRIVDTGGIEVYQPKGTRDENPLSEGSAEFVPLIRDQALIAIEQADIIVLVVDIRHGITAADEEIAEILRRSSKPIVIAANKADDLGINDDAVEFYSLGLGEVVPCSAVHGVGVGDLLDAVVEALGPGDWQDTEAADEDHLKIAVVGRPNAGKSTLINKLIGEERVIVSPVAGTTRDAIDTDITWHGQRVTLIDTAGIRRRGRIERGVEQFSVIRAMNAIERADVALLVIDAELGVTEQDEHIAGYVIEEYKSLVLVVNKWDTLEKDSNTLVEFTKTVRERLHFVPYAPLVFISALTGQRIHQVLETANRVFEARHFRIPTSELNRIMRDAVRRHPPPLRGTRRLRLYFGSQVRTAPPVILFHVNDRRLIHFTYKRFLENRIREAHPFEGTPIRMSFRSSTSTTKKDGVQVTTARDDGIADDLDDAIEDVQDVEYLDFDAGARDDNVDADGYYVDEGDD
- a CDS encoding glycosyltransferase family 4 protein yields the protein MSERIRIVRIISRLNIGGPAIHVSLLTALMNDETFESTLVVGSIGDEEGDMSYYAAQHGVTPLMVEALGRELHPLRDIRTLWELTQLLRKLKPDVVHTHTAKAGFVGRWAARFAGVPVIVHTFHGHVFEGYFGSLKTRFFLSLEQATARITDVVLTLTQSLRRDLAEKFRIARAERITVLPLGLDLAPIAAVPRKTGTFRAQIGVPAGVPLVGIAGRMVPIKNHALFLDAAAQIHARRPDVRFVIIGDGELRADLEQKIDSLGLREVVTVTGWINDMANAYADLDVFALSSISEGTPVTVIEALAAGCPVVATHVGGVPDLLEGGRLGKLVSSGNPHALAESILETLDNPPDPEPGRRAVLSQYAIDRLVSDLSALYRAQLAKKRTTR
- a CDS encoding DUF262 domain-containing protein, with protein sequence MEVYTRNIGHVFLNGGNIHYAMPHFQRPYAWDEQNWQALLNDVFDVYAASRDGTIHEHFMGALVVVNEGTYRMIQTYKLVDGQQRLTTISLLLRAFLDLTMDFEPDLSHEIESLLVNRRQESSFRYKLLPTLKRDDRRVYQAVIDGLPTGETESLIDDAVATIRDELQKRIQAIGDQFDLERMYNVITAGLYVVFIEIKQNERPYEIFESLNAKGKALTQTDLVRNYIAMRLPLNDQERMFDQHWSFIDNLLDDERTVARIGEMTAFLRHYLAMRTGQLFNEDAIYQRFRERMEREFKHIDDFVGELSTLRAFAEIYDRLLRPEREPNPALRRALERLNLFESSTAYPVLLYLFDAYQSNQISESDLLGGLDVLENYLVRRALVGETTYANRMFPALIREIDLDELTENLRKLLARRRYIPDTRLRETIMTRRLYSLSSRDRIRFLLEEVNRRLSEGTGGYTVLEGNATIEHIMPQTLSTAWREALGPDAERIQAAYVHTLGNLTLVNQSWNSSLSNSGFTDKLQKLRQNALRLNQVYFGSHGNQWSEDAIRARAEWLIEKILGLWPSFVDTIASTETESFKYTSPTALLVNSESIDVSSWRDVTRFMARLAWDKRGNFERLANLTTNVARYVEGKYWFHLDEGWAVYVNLDANSHMSLCRELGNAAGLNEGVDWWVEFERY